From a region of the Malania oleifera isolate guangnan ecotype guangnan chromosome 12, ASM2987363v1, whole genome shotgun sequence genome:
- the LOC131144856 gene encoding RNA polymerase II C-terminal domain phosphatase-like 1 — translation MLKTVVCKGEELLGEVDVYLQNQKVDLREKEIRITHFSQPSERCPPLAVLHTITSIGVCFKMESKTQSQDTPLFSLHSSCLRENKTAVMSLGEEELHLVAMSSRKNEGPFPCFWGFTVASGLYSSCLAMLNLRCLGIVFDLDETLIVANTMRSFEDRIEALQRKINAEMDPQRISGMLAEVKRYQDDKSILKQYAENDQVVENGKLIKIQSEVVPALSDNHQPIVRPLIRLQDKNIILTRINPPIRDTSVLVRLRPAWEDLRSYLTARGRKRFEVYVCTMAERDYALEMWRLLDPDSNLINSKELLDRIVCVKSGSRKSLFNVFQDGTCHPKMALVIDDRLKVWDEKDQPRVHVVPAFAPYYAPQAEANNAIPILCVARNVACNVRGGFFKEFDEGLLQRISELSYEDDIRDIPSPPDVSNYLASEDDGSTSNGNKDPPCFDGMADAEVERRLKDAISASSTATNLDPRLAPSLQFTIASSASSIPFPTPQGSTSLPIKQFPPIPASVKPLGHVGLSEPSLQSSPAREEGEVPESELDPDTRRRLLILQHGQDTRDTPSTEPSFPVRPPLPVSVPRVPSRGTWFPVEEEMSPRQLNRAMPKEFPLDSEPMLIEKHRVPHSSFFHKVESSIPSERILQDNQRLPKEVLHRDDRSRLNHSVSSYHSIPGEEVPLGRSSTNRDLDFESGRGVPYADTPAGVLHGIAMKCGTKVEFRPALVASSELQFSIEVWFAGEKIGEGIGRTRREAQHQAAEGSLKNLAYKYLSNVNSDSSSMHGDQPFNAKENGFLTDISSLGNPTLSKEESAAFSTASEPSRLLDPRLEGSKKSMGSVSALKELCTMEGLAVAFQAQPSVPCNSLQKDEVYAQVEVDGQVLGKGTGLTWDEAKMQAAEKALGSLKSTLGQFSQKRQGSPRSLQGMSGKRLKPEFTRSLQRMPSARYSRNASPVP, via the exons ATGTTGAAAACGGTGGTGTGTAAAGGGGAGGAGCTACTGGGGGAAGTGGATGTGTACTTACAGAATCAGAAGGTGGATTTGAGAGAGAAGGAAATCAGGATTACGCACTTCTCGCAACCGAGTGAGAGGTGTCCACCACTGGCTGTTCTCCACACCATCACGTCTATTGGTGTTTGCTTCAAAATGGAATCCAAGACGCAGTCACAGGACACGCCGCTCTTTTCTTTGCACTCCTCGTGTCTCAGGGAGAACAAG ACTGCAGTAATGTCATTGGGAGAAGAGGAGCTCCATTTGGTTGCTATGTCTTCTAGGAAGAATGAGGGACCATTTCCATGTTTCTGGGGTTTTACTGTTGCTTCAGGCCTTTATAGTTCTTGCCTTGCCATGTTGAACCTTAGATGTCTCGGCATTGTATTTGATCTTGATGAAACACTCATAGTTGCAAATACAATGCGTTCATTCGAGGATAGAATTGAGGCCCTACAGCGGAAAATAAATGCTGAAATGGATCCACAACGCATTTCTGGCATGCTGGCAGAGGTAAAGCGTTATCAAGATGACAAGAGTATTCTAAAGCAATATGCTGAGAATGATCAGGTTGTTGAAAATGGGAAGCTGATCAAAATTCAGTCTGAGGTTGTTCCAGCTTTGTCTGACAATCATCAACCCATTGTTCGCCCACTTATACGATTACAAGACAAAAACATTATTCTGACTCGCATTAATCCACCG ATTCGTGATACGAGTGTTCTTGTGAGGCTGAGACCTGCGTGGGAGGATCTCCGGAGCTATCTGACTGCAAGAGGCCGCAAGCGTTTTGAGGTTTATGTTTGTACAATGGCTGAGAGAGACTATGCCTTAGAAATGTGGAGGCTTCTTGATCCAGATTCTAATTTGATAAATTCTAAAGAATTATTGGATCGCATTGTGTGTGTGAAATCTG gCTCGAGAAAGTCACTATTTAATGTCTTTCAAGATGGAACCTGCCATCCTAAGATGGCATTGGTGATTGATGATCGCTTGAAGGTTTGGGATGAGAAAGATCAACCTCGGGTGCATGTGGTTCCTGCATTTGCTCCATACTATGCTCCTCAAGCTGAA GCAAATAATGCTATTCCAATTCTGTGCGTTGCAAGAAATGTTGCCTGCAATGTTAGAGGTGGATTTTTCAA GGAATTTGATGAGGGTCTTTTACAACGGATCTCCGAGCTCTCATACGAAGATGATATCAGAGATATTCCTTCACCTCCTGATGTCAGCAACTATTTAGCCTCTGAG GATGATGGTTCTACTTCAAATGGAAACAAAGATCCGCCTTGTTTTGATGGCATGGCAGATGCAGAGGTTGAAAGGAGACTAAAG GATGCAATTTCGGCTTCTTCAACAGCAACTAATCTGGACCCAAGGCTTGCTCCTTCTCTCCAGTTCACAATTGCGTCTTCTGCTAGTTCAATTCCATTCCCAACACCACAAGGGTCTACATCTCTTCCGATTAAGCAGTTCCCTCCAATCCCTGCATCAGTTAAACCACTGGGTCATGTAGGCCTCTCAGAACCTAGCTTACAAAGTTCTCCTGCTAGGGAAGAGGGTGAGGTACCGGAATCTGAATTAGATCCAGACACGAGGCGGAGGCTTCTCATATTGCAGCACGGGCAAGACACAAGAGATACCCCATCAACTGAACCTTCATTTCCTGTTAGACCTCCATTACCAGTTTCAGTTCCACGTGTGCCATCTCGCGGAACCTGGTTTCCAGTTGAGGAAGAGATGAGTCCAAGACAACTGAACCGAGCAATGCCTAAAGAATTTCCTTTAGATTCAGAACCAATGCTTATTGAGAAGCACCGAGTTCCTCACAGCTCTTTCTTTCATAAGGTTGAGAGTTCTATTCCTTCTGAGAGAATTCTTCAAGATAATCAAAGACTGCCAAAAGAG GTACTTCACAGAGATGATCGGTCGAGGTTAAACCATTCAGTATCTAGTTATCATTCTATCCCAG GTGAAGAGGTTCCTCTAGGCCGATCATCCACTAACAGAGATCTGGACTTCGAATCTGGACGAGGTGTTCCATATGCTGATACTCCTGCTGGGGTTTTGCATGGTATTGCAATGAAGTGTGGCACTAAG GTGGAGTTCAGACCAGCTCTGGTTGCTAGTAGTGAACTGCAGTTCTCCATTGAG GTATGGTTTGCAGGAGAAAAAATTGGTGAAGGAATTGGTAGAACAAGAAGAGAAGCCCAGCATCAGGCTGCTGAAGGGTCTCTTAAAAATTTGGCCT ATAAATATTTGTCCAATGTTAACTCTGATTCAAGCTCTATGCATGGGGATCAGCCATTTAATGCAAAAGAAAATGGTTTTTTAACTGATATAAGTTCTTTGGGGAATCCAACATTGTCCAAGGAGGAGTCTGCAGCATTTTCAACCGCATCCGAGCCATCTAGGCTTCTGGACCCAAGGCTGGAAGGCTCTAAGAAATCAATGGGTTCAGTCTCTGCGCTCAAAGAATTA TGCACGATGGAGGGGCTTGCTGTGGCTTTTCAAGCCCAGCCTTCAGTACCGTGTAATTCACTCCAGAAGGATGAAGTATATGCACAG GTTGAAGTAGATGGACAGGTTCTTGGGAAAGGAACGGGATTAACGTGGGATGAGGCTAAGATGCAG GCTGCTGAAAAGGCTCTTGGAAGTCTAAAATCTACGCTTGGTCAATTTTCTCAGAAACGTCAGGGATCTCCAAG GTCATTGCAAGGGATGTCCGGCAAGCGTTTAAAGCCAGAGTTTACTCGATCTTTGCAGCGGATGCCTTCTGCTAGATACTCCAGAAATGCTTCTCCTGTTCCCTGA